A region from the Cellvibrio sp. PSBB006 genome encodes:
- a CDS encoding discoidin domain-containing protein, with the protein MKTLRCHLSCLTRKRFLLGILAIPCLLSTSAIAQTNLASGKAINATSTVDVYTAGNANDGNQSSYWESQNSAFPQSLTVDLGSTSNVNRVVLKLPNNWGSRTQTLSVAGSTNGSSYATLVSSNAYVFDPNNSNNVTINFAGADVRYLRLNVTGNTGWPAAQLSEVEIYGEAGNPEPRDAFAQIKATSYNNMSGIQTEDTSDTGGGRNIGWIDDGDWLVFEDVDFGSGANSVNARVASDHAGGVIELRLDSVSGSLIGEVDVGYTGGWQSWVTESANVSVDGVHDLYLVFNGTATGGLFNLNWIEFDTDGNNPDPDPEAPSVPQNLAVTGTTSSSISLSWNSVSDADGYEIWRNGSLLTSTSSTSYQDAGLAENTEYTYTVRAFNQAGSSANSNSVSATTDSNNNPDPEGTNVAADKTVTASSTLSFLSVNNAVDESAATYWESNSNAFPQTLTVDLGSTHYISQVVLKLPNDQAWATRTQTLSVQGSANGSSFNNIVSSAGYTFNPNSANTVTISFAETTARYVRLNVTGNTGWPAAQIAEFEVYGYPDPVPPATPQNVTVAGGTSATLYLTWDSADLAQGYEVLRDGTVVADVTATSFQDTGLTQNTSYTYRVRAYNQFGESAESDPVVGTTLDESQNPGPSDQRGANMPYDIYQAEDADVGGGAQIVGPNRTIGDIAGEASGRRAVTLNSTGSYVEFTTEADTNTLVTRFSIPDAPGGGGITATLNMYVDGQLEDTITLSSKHAWLYGPETNPGNSPGAGPARHIYDEANILFDRTIPAGSKIRLQKDAQNTSQYAIDFISLEQVAPIPNPNPGAFITPNGFSHQDVQNALDQARMGSAQGVYLPAGTYQTSNKFQVYGKPLQVIGAGPWYTRFETPTNQTNTDAGFAVSNSANGSTFAHFAFFGNYTSRIDGPGKVFDFNGVSDMTIDNVWAEHQVCMFWGASVHDSTIKNSRMRNLFADGINFTNGSSGNHVVNNEARSTGDDSFALFAATDNGGGIVQNNLYENLTAMTPWRAAGLASYGGQGNTFRNIHVEDTLVYSGVTISSLDFGYPFTGFQANPTTNFEGITILRSGGTFWNNQVFPGLWMFSASKSFQGIRITDLDIIDPTFHGIMFQTNYVGGQPQNVFQDTILTNVTISGALPNPAYPNRSGFGIWANPMPEAGQGPALGTVEFNNLTLINNGVNIRNDSPEFTIIVND; encoded by the coding sequence CACTGCAGGTAACGCCAACGATGGCAACCAGAGCAGTTATTGGGAAAGCCAAAATAGTGCCTTTCCACAATCCCTGACGGTTGATCTGGGCAGCACCAGCAATGTGAATCGCGTGGTGTTAAAACTGCCCAACAACTGGGGCAGCCGCACGCAGACTTTATCGGTCGCCGGCAGCACCAACGGCTCCAGTTATGCCACGCTGGTGAGTTCCAACGCCTATGTGTTTGATCCCAACAACAGCAACAATGTGACGATTAATTTTGCCGGCGCTGACGTGCGTTATCTGCGCCTGAATGTCACTGGCAATACCGGTTGGCCCGCGGCGCAATTGTCGGAAGTGGAAATCTACGGTGAAGCGGGCAACCCGGAACCGCGCGATGCCTTTGCGCAAATCAAAGCGACCTCCTACAACAACATGAGCGGCATCCAGACCGAAGACACCAGCGATACCGGTGGCGGTCGTAACATCGGCTGGATCGATGACGGTGACTGGTTGGTGTTTGAGGATGTTGACTTCGGCAGCGGCGCTAACAGTGTTAATGCGCGTGTGGCCAGCGACCATGCCGGTGGTGTAATTGAACTGCGCCTCGACAGCGTCAGCGGTTCCCTGATTGGTGAAGTGGATGTGGGCTACACCGGCGGCTGGCAAAGTTGGGTCACCGAAAGCGCGAATGTGTCGGTGGATGGCGTACACGATTTATATCTGGTGTTTAATGGCACGGCGACCGGTGGGTTGTTTAACCTGAACTGGATTGAATTCGATACCGATGGCAATAATCCTGATCCCGATCCGGAAGCGCCGTCAGTGCCACAAAATTTAGCGGTGACTGGCACAACCAGCTCATCAATATCTTTATCCTGGAATAGTGTCAGCGATGCCGATGGTTATGAAATCTGGCGCAACGGCAGCTTGTTGACCAGCACCTCTTCTACGTCATATCAGGATGCTGGTTTAGCGGAAAATACTGAATACACTTACACCGTGCGTGCATTCAATCAGGCGGGTAGTTCGGCTAACAGCAACAGCGTGTCAGCCACCACAGACAGCAATAATAATCCCGATCCGGAAGGCACCAATGTGGCGGCGGATAAAACCGTCACCGCGAGCAGCACGTTAAGTTTCCTGTCGGTGAACAATGCCGTGGATGAAAGTGCAGCGACTTACTGGGAAAGCAACAGCAATGCGTTTCCACAAACGCTCACCGTTGATCTGGGCAGCACGCATTACATCAGCCAGGTGGTCTTGAAATTACCCAACGACCAGGCCTGGGCAACGCGCACGCAAACCTTGTCTGTGCAGGGCAGTGCCAACGGTTCCAGTTTCAATAACATCGTGAGCAGTGCGGGTTATACCTTTAATCCGAACAGTGCCAACACGGTGACGATCAGTTTTGCCGAAACCACCGCGCGTTATGTGCGTTTGAATGTTACCGGCAACACCGGTTGGCCGGCGGCGCAAATTGCTGAGTTTGAAGTCTATGGGTATCCCGATCCGGTGCCACCAGCGACGCCACAAAATGTCACCGTAGCCGGAGGCACGTCTGCAACCTTGTACCTCACCTGGGACAGCGCTGACCTTGCGCAAGGTTATGAAGTCTTGCGCGATGGTACGGTGGTTGCCGATGTCACCGCCACGTCATTTCAGGATACGGGTTTAACGCAAAACACCAGCTACACCTATCGCGTGCGCGCTTACAATCAATTTGGTGAGTCAGCGGAAAGTGATCCGGTGGTTGGAACAACGTTAGACGAAAGCCAAAACCCCGGACCCAGCGATCAGCGCGGTGCCAACATGCCTTACGACATTTATCAGGCTGAAGATGCAGATGTTGGTGGCGGTGCGCAAATTGTCGGGCCGAATCGCACCATCGGCGATATTGCCGGCGAAGCATCCGGGCGTCGTGCAGTTACCCTGAATTCCACCGGCAGTTATGTGGAATTTACGACGGAAGCTGACACCAATACCTTGGTGACGCGTTTCTCCATTCCTGACGCACCCGGCGGTGGCGGTATCACCGCGACCTTGAATATGTATGTAGATGGTCAACTCGAAGATACCATTACGCTGTCATCCAAGCATGCCTGGCTTTACGGCCCCGAAACCAATCCGGGTAACAGCCCCGGTGCAGGACCGGCACGTCATATTTATGATGAAGCCAATATCCTGTTTGATCGCACCATTCCGGCGGGCAGTAAAATTCGTCTGCAAAAAGATGCGCAAAATACCTCGCAATATGCCATCGACTTTATCAGCCTCGAACAGGTTGCGCCGATTCCCAATCCGAATCCGGGTGCGTTTATAACGCCCAATGGTTTTTCGCATCAGGATGTACAAAATGCGTTGGATCAAGCGCGTATGGGTAGTGCACAGGGTGTGTATTTACCGGCAGGTACTTATCAAACCTCGAATAAATTCCAGGTATATGGCAAACCGCTGCAAGTGATTGGTGCCGGCCCCTGGTACACACGTTTTGAAACACCGACCAATCAAACCAATACCGATGCCGGCTTTGCCGTGTCGAATTCTGCCAACGGTTCTACCTTTGCGCATTTTGCTTTCTTCGGTAACTACACCAGCCGCATCGACGGGCCGGGTAAAGTGTTTGATTTCAACGGCGTGTCGGATATGACCATCGACAACGTGTGGGCTGAGCATCAGGTGTGTATGTTCTGGGGCGCGAGCGTGCATGACTCCACCATTAAAAATTCGCGCATGCGCAATTTGTTTGCCGACGGTATCAACTTTACCAACGGCAGCAGTGGTAACCACGTGGTGAATAACGAAGCACGCTCTACCGGCGATGACAGCTTTGCCTTGTTTGCGGCTACGGATAATGGCGGCGGTATTGTGCAGAATAATCTGTACGAAAATCTCACCGCGATGACGCCCTGGCGTGCGGCAGGTCTGGCGTCTTACGGCGGGCAGGGTAATACCTTCCGCAATATTCATGTGGAAGATACCTTGGTGTATTCCGGCGTAACCATCAGCTCACTGGATTTCGGTTATCCCTTTACCGGCTTCCAGGCAAATCCGACCACCAATTTTGAAGGTATTACCATCCTGCGTTCCGGTGGTACCTTCTGGAATAACCAGGTCTTCCCCGGCCTGTGGATGTTCTCGGCATCGAAAAGTTTTCAGGGTATTCGTATCACCGACCTGGATATTATCGACCCGACCTTCCACGGCATTATGTTTCAGACCAACTACGTGGGCGGTCAGCCGCAGAATGTATTCCAGGACACGATTCTGACGAATGTCACCATCTCCGGTGCGTTGCCGAACCCGGCATACCCCAACCGTTCCGGTTTTGGTATCTGGGCTAACCCGATGCCGGAAGCGGGGCAGGGGCCGGCGTTGGGGACGGTGGAGTTTAACAACCTCACCCTGATCAACAACGGCGTCAATATTCGTAACGACTCGCCGGAATTTACGATTATTGTGAATGACTAG
- the nhaD gene encoding sodium:proton antiporter NhaD — translation MHHTARKFSLSVTAILASLLVTLSPHTFAAVGSLDLTTSGIGYFSLVLFVIAYLLVMGEELLHLRKSKPVLVAAGIIWMLLGWVYTQEGMPHEAEHAFRHTLLEFAELMLFLLVAMTYINAMDERNVFDALRAWMIRKGFNYKTLFWLTGFLAFFISPIADNLTTALLMCAVIMKVGGEDKKFINICCINVVVAANAGGAFSPFGDITTLMVWQAGIIPFQDFFALFIPSLVNFGVPAVIMSFFIENKKPDALDEAVEMKRGAMRILALFLLTIVTAVSCHTFLHLPPVLGMMTGLGYLQFFGFFLRKTLPGSLARKRAIAESRGDQAALRRLGDVVPFDVFSKIARSEWDTLLFFYGVVMCVGGLGFMGYLALMSEVLYTGMGATVTNIILGVVSAVIDNIPVMFAVLTMQPDMSTGDWLLITLTAGVGGSMLSIGSAAGVALMGQARGMYTFIGHLKWAPVIALGYAASIAVHLWINADLFVK, via the coding sequence ATGCACCACACTGCCCGCAAATTTTCGCTGTCGGTCACAGCGATACTTGCCTCCTTACTCGTCACTCTCAGCCCTCACACCTTTGCTGCGGTCGGCAGTCTCGACCTGACCACCAGCGGCATCGGTTATTTTTCCCTGGTTCTGTTTGTTATCGCCTACTTGCTGGTAATGGGCGAAGAACTGCTGCACCTGCGCAAATCCAAACCAGTGCTGGTGGCGGCCGGTATTATCTGGATGTTACTGGGTTGGGTTTACACCCAGGAAGGGATGCCCCACGAGGCAGAGCACGCTTTCCGGCACACGCTGCTGGAGTTTGCCGAGTTGATGCTGTTCCTGTTAGTCGCGATGACTTATATCAATGCCATGGATGAGCGCAACGTTTTCGATGCCTTGCGCGCCTGGATGATTCGCAAAGGTTTTAATTACAAGACACTGTTCTGGCTTACCGGCTTTCTCGCGTTTTTTATTTCCCCCATCGCCGACAACCTCACCACCGCGTTATTAATGTGTGCCGTAATCATGAAAGTGGGCGGTGAGGATAAAAAGTTTATCAATATCTGCTGTATTAACGTGGTCGTCGCTGCTAACGCCGGCGGCGCCTTCAGTCCCTTTGGTGACATTACTACGCTGATGGTATGGCAAGCGGGCATTATCCCCTTCCAGGATTTCTTCGCGCTGTTTATTCCTTCGCTGGTTAACTTCGGCGTGCCGGCCGTTATCATGAGCTTCTTCATTGAAAACAAAAAACCCGATGCACTGGATGAAGCCGTTGAAATGAAGCGCGGTGCCATGCGTATACTCGCGTTGTTTTTATTAACGATTGTAACGGCCGTGTCCTGTCATACCTTCCTGCATCTGCCGCCGGTATTGGGCATGATGACCGGCCTGGGTTATTTACAGTTCTTCGGATTTTTCCTGCGCAAAACCCTGCCCGGTTCCCTCGCCCGCAAACGCGCCATTGCCGAAAGCCGAGGCGATCAGGCAGCCTTGCGTCGCCTGGGTGATGTGGTGCCGTTCGATGTGTTCAGCAAAATCGCCCGTTCCGAGTGGGATACCTTGTTATTCTTTTACGGCGTCGTGATGTGTGTCGGCGGCCTGGGCTTTATGGGTTACCTGGCGCTGATGTCAGAAGTGCTCTACACCGGCATGGGCGCGACCGTCACCAACATTATCCTCGGGGTGGTATCTGCCGTGATCGATAACATTCCGGTGATGTTCGCGGTGTTGACCATGCAACCGGATATGAGTACCGGTGACTGGCTGTTGATTACCCTCACTGCCGGAGTCGGCGGCAGCATGTTGTCCATCGGCTCTGCGGCGGGTGTGGCATTGATGGGTCAGGCGCGCGGCATGTATACGTTTATCGGCCATTTGAAATGGGCACCGGTCATTGCCCTGGGTTATGCCGCCAGTATTGCGGTTCATTTGTGGATCAATGCCGATTTGTTCGTGAAATAA
- a CDS encoding ABC transporter substrate-binding protein, with protein MKSIAVFFLLLIAVNTVMAKTPEREITLGTNVSSAYTAERNQLVRGGSIEHIECIFKDLQQPYQITSMPWLRARQEVRKGKIDGFFTAISIDGADDYASLSAPLVLENWYWFWRADMKAPESWQDNYKLGAILGSQQAEWLEEAGYSEPMNANNLPQMLKMLFSKRIDVILADKEHFEKAAAELGIDASTYQYRFFRYVPLGVYFGKAFLTEHAGFLPRFNQHIYACAPEGFQMSEYEREKVKNLVMPLMQQWAALPEVITALMAQNDNQSTSSQPTDLQQTARQQAILEKDALWQREFKAGNFSLSASLMGIPLSQQLRQFKTRSQGLITEIILMDARGANVAISDMTSDYWQGDEAKFLLSFNKSPEELFFEPVGYDESTRRFQVHVSLPIYAPDIDTSIGVLTVGVDIEKALSLQQ; from the coding sequence ATGAAATCCATCGCTGTTTTTTTTCTTTTGTTAATCGCCGTTAATACCGTTATGGCTAAAACACCAGAGCGGGAAATCACCTTGGGTACGAACGTTTCCTCCGCGTACACGGCCGAACGCAATCAACTGGTGCGCGGCGGTTCCATCGAACATATCGAATGTATCTTTAAAGATTTGCAGCAACCCTATCAGATCACCAGCATGCCCTGGTTGCGCGCCCGTCAGGAAGTGCGCAAGGGTAAAATCGACGGTTTTTTTACCGCGATTTCGATTGATGGCGCCGATGATTATGCAAGCCTGTCGGCGCCGTTGGTGTTGGAGAATTGGTATTGGTTCTGGCGTGCCGATATGAAAGCGCCGGAATCCTGGCAGGATAATTACAAATTGGGCGCGATCCTCGGCAGTCAACAGGCCGAGTGGCTGGAAGAGGCGGGTTATTCCGAACCGATGAACGCAAATAATCTGCCGCAAATGTTGAAGATGCTGTTCAGCAAACGCATTGATGTGATCCTGGCGGATAAAGAGCACTTTGAAAAAGCGGCGGCCGAGTTGGGAATCGATGCCAGTACCTATCAGTACCGCTTTTTTCGTTATGTCCCACTCGGTGTTTATTTCGGTAAAGCATTTTTGACGGAGCATGCCGGATTCTTACCCCGCTTCAATCAACACATTTATGCCTGCGCGCCGGAAGGCTTTCAAATGTCCGAGTATGAGCGGGAAAAAGTTAAAAACCTGGTGATGCCGTTGATGCAGCAGTGGGCCGCCTTGCCGGAAGTTATCACGGCCCTTATGGCGCAAAATGACAATCAATCCACCTCCAGTCAACCAACCGACCTGCAACAAACCGCCAGACAACAAGCCATCCTTGAAAAAGATGCTCTCTGGCAACGTGAATTTAAAGCAGGTAATTTTTCCCTGTCGGCGTCGCTGATGGGTATTCCGTTATCGCAACAGTTGCGTCAATTCAAAACCCGTAGCCAGGGTTTGATAACGGAAATCATTCTGATGGATGCCCGGGGAGCCAATGTGGCCATCAGTGATATGACGTCGGATTATTGGCAGGGCGATGAAGCAAAGTTTTTGTTGAGTTTTAATAAATCGCCGGAGGAGTTGTTCTTTGAGCCGGTAGGTTACGATGAATCCACACGGCGCTTTCAGGTGCATGTGAGTTTACCGATTTATGCACCGGATATTGACACATCGATTGGTGTGTTAACGGTGGGCGTGGATATTGAAAAGGCGTTGTCGTTGC